From the genome of Streptomyces sp. FXJ1.172:
ACCGGCCCGAAGTCACCACGGGCGGCTTCGCGTTCTGGCGTCGTATCCGGCTGCTGCCCTTCGAGCGCACGGTCCCCGAACACCGCAAGATCGACAACCTGGCCTTCGAACTCGTCCGCGACGAGGGACCCGGAATCCTGCAGTGGCTCATCGACGGCGCCCGCCGCTACCTCACCACCCGCGACAGCCTCGAGGGCCCCGACCGTGTCCGCATCGCGACCACCGCCTACGCCAACACCGAGGACCACATCGGCCGCTTCCTCACCGAGTGCTGCACCCGTGACCTCGAGGCCCAGCCCGACCTCCGCGTCGAACAGGGCCTGCTCTACACGGCGTACGTGGCCTGGTGCAGCGCGGGCGAAGGCATCCGCCCCGCCGGCGCGCGGGCCTTCGCCACCCGGGTCCGCCAGGAGGTCGGTCTCGCTTCACCCGCCGACATGATCAAATCCAACGGCCGCAAGTACTACCCCCGCCTCGCCCTGCTGGACACGCACTCATGAATCCACCGTCAGCGCATCTCCCTCGGCCGGTCGTGGGTGATTACGGCGTAATCACCCTGGGGTCTGATTACGCCGTAATCACCTCCAGGTCCACGCGGTCCACCGGGTCCACGGAGTCCCTCGAGTCCTCCGAGTCCTCCGTGGGTGATTACGGCGTAATCACTCCGGGGCCTGATTACGCCGTAATCACCCACGGGCCCCCCGGCCGCCAAGACCCGCAGCGGGACCGGACTCCCCTACCGACTTCCTTCCGTCCGGCCTACGATCGTCCGGCAGCGCCAGGCTGCACAGCGGACGGCCCGCCCCAGCCCGAGGCGGCCCGCCGTCCAGCCCGGCACACACAGGAGGGGCGGCGGCCATGAGTTCGCTACTGACCGAGGGCGATCTCACCCATGAGGCGCATGTGGTGTGGCTGGAGGACCCCGAGAACCTCGACTACGTCCGCCAGGCCCTCGACAAGACGCCCCGGCGCCGCAACAAGCCCCGCTACGCCCGCGACGGCCGGATGGTCGGCTACGCCGAACTCGACGACCACGCCGAGGCGGACCCCGACAGCGGCCTGTACCGCCGCCGGGTCTTCTTCCTGCTGCCGCACGACCGGGACACCCGGCCCGACGGCCTGTACCAGGAGGGCGCCCCCGGTGAGGCCGTGGACCCGCGCACCATCGACGTCCGCAAGGTGGGGGAGAAGACGCCCCGGTCCCAGCAGGGCCCGGCTGCCGCGCAGGTTTCCCGCTAGGGGCGCCCCTGGAGCCGCCCCGGCCGTGCCCGGCTGGAGGGGGGCTCCAGGGCCGCTCGAGGGTTTCTGCTGCCGTTCCGGATACGGTCGCTGGCTTTCAGTCGCTTTTCGGTCGCTGGGGCTGGGCGGCCCGAGGCGCAGCGACCGAAGGGAAGCGACCGTCCATGGCGTCCGTCGCTGCCCGTCTGTGGGAAGAACTCGCAGGTCAGAGCGGTGAGTTGAGCGAGACAGCGACTGAAGCGACTCAAGGGTCGGGTATATGAGCTGCAATGCATGTGCGTGTGTGCGTCATAGATAGGAACCTTCAGTCGCTTCAGTCGCTGTTCGGTCGTCATACCTGCTTCCACCTGCGCTTTTGTGCAGCACCTGAGCCCGAGAGAGCGGCGCTCCCGGTAGCTGCCCCGTTGGCTCTTCGGTAGCTGCCCTCGGTCAGGGTGTCGAAAATTGTTTCCCACGAGTCACTTTGGCCGACGTAGGGCTTCGCTAGGCTGTGTCGGTCGCTCAGTCGCTTCGGTCGCTGACGGGGGGTGCGCATGGCTTCTGAGCTGGGGGGCTCACGCGACGTCGCCCGCAGGCGCGGGCAGGAGACAGGCGCCGGCGGCGCGATGGGTACGGGCCGGACACGGCCGAGGCTCGGGGGAGGCCGGCGATGACCTCCGACGAGCAGGCGGCGCTGTTCCGCTTCGACGCCCGGGCCGCCGCCGCGCAGATCCTCGCCCGGCCCGCCCCCCTGCCCGCTCCTCGGGACTTCCGCGACAGCGGCGGGAACGGTGACGCCGGCGGAGGCGAGGCCACGGCGGACGGCCTGCTGCCGGACACACTCAGCGACCGGGGCAACGCCAAGCTGTTCGTGAAGTTCTACTCCAACGACTACCGGCACGTGCCCGGGCTCGGCTGGTTCCGCTGGGACAGCACCCGCTGGCAGATCGACGAGGACGAGACTGTGCTGTGGGCGGCCGGCGATCTGGCCGAGTCCATCGCCACCACCGACCCGCGCGGCGTGCACAGCAGCAGCGCGCTGCAGCAGCACCGGCGCCGGGCACTGAGCACCAGCGGCATCAACGCGCTGCTCGCCCAGGCGAAGTCGGCGCCGGGCATGGTGCTGGGCGCCTCGCAGCTCGACGCCGACCCGTATGCGCTGTGCACTCCGGACGGGGTCGTCGACCTGCGCACGGGCCTGCTCCACCGGCCCGACCCGAACCGGGACTTCCACTCCCGCTCCACCACCGTGGCCCCGCGGTCGATGCCGACGCCTCGCTGGGACCGGTTCCTCGCCGACACCTTCGGCGACGATCCCGAGGGCCGGGAGATGACCGAGTTCCTGCACCTGCTGCTGGGGTACTCGATCACCGGTGACGTCGGCGCCCAGGTCCTGCCCTTCCTGTTCGGCTCCGGCAAGAACGGCAAGTCGGTGCTGCTGGACGTGGTGATGAAGCTGATCGGCGACTACGCGGACGCCGCGCCCCCCGGGTTCCTGATGGCCCGCCCCTACGAGGGCCACCCCACCGACCTCGCCGAACTGCACGGCCGCCGGGTCATCGTGTGCAACGAGGTCAAGCCGGGGGACCGCTTCGACGAGGCCCGGGTCAAGCTGCTGACCGGCGGCGACCGGATCAAGGCGCGCCGGATGCGGCAGGACTTCTTCAGCTTCCGGCCCACCCACAAGCTCTGGCTCCTGGGCAACCACCGGCCCGAGGTGGGCACCGGCGGCTTCGCCTTCTGGCGCCGGATGCGCCTGATCCCGTTCGAACGTGTCGTACCGGACGACCGCAAGATCGACAACCTGGCGGACATCCTCGTCAACGAGGAGGGGCCCGGCATCCTCAACTGGCTCATCACGGGCGCACGCCGCTATCTGGCGGGGGAGAAGCAGCTCAGCGGGCCGGAGCGGGTACGGATCGCCACGACCGCGTACGCCGAGACCGAGGACTTCACCGGGCGTTTCCTGAGCGAGAGCTGCCGGATCGAGTCCGGGATGCGAGCGGAGCAAGCCAAGCTCTACGCGGCCTACAAGACCTGGTGTCAGAATGAGGGAGCCCCGGCCGTGTCGTCCCGGGCGTTCGCGGCACGGGTTCGCGAGATGGTGGGGCTCGCGTCGCCCAGGGAGATGGTCCTGTCCAACCAGCGCAAGTACTACCCGGGCATCGGACTGATCGCCGACGAGGAGACAGCATGAGTGCCCTCATCGCAGAGGACGAGATCGCCCACGAGGTCGACTTCGTCTGGCTCGAGGACATCAGCAGGCTGGACTACGTGCGCCAGAGCCT
Proteins encoded in this window:
- a CDS encoding DUF6009 family protein — translated: MSSLLTEGDLTHEAHVVWLEDPENLDYVRQALDKTPRRRNKPRYARDGRMVGYAELDDHAEADPDSGLYRRRVFFLLPHDRDTRPDGLYQEGAPGEAVDPRTIDVRKVGEKTPRSQQGPAAAQVSR
- a CDS encoding DNA primase family protein — its product is MTSDEQAALFRFDARAAAAQILARPAPLPAPRDFRDSGGNGDAGGGEATADGLLPDTLSDRGNAKLFVKFYSNDYRHVPGLGWFRWDSTRWQIDEDETVLWAAGDLAESIATTDPRGVHSSSALQQHRRRALSTSGINALLAQAKSAPGMVLGASQLDADPYALCTPDGVVDLRTGLLHRPDPNRDFHSRSTTVAPRSMPTPRWDRFLADTFGDDPEGREMTEFLHLLLGYSITGDVGAQVLPFLFGSGKNGKSVLLDVVMKLIGDYADAAPPGFLMARPYEGHPTDLAELHGRRVIVCNEVKPGDRFDEARVKLLTGGDRIKARRMRQDFFSFRPTHKLWLLGNHRPEVGTGGFAFWRRMRLIPFERVVPDDRKIDNLADILVNEEGPGILNWLITGARRYLAGEKQLSGPERVRIATTAYAETEDFTGRFLSESCRIESGMRAEQAKLYAAYKTWCQNEGAPAVSSRAFAARVREMVGLASPREMVLSNQRKYYPGIGLIADEETA